A genomic stretch from Rhineura floridana isolate rRhiFlo1 chromosome 18, rRhiFlo1.hap2, whole genome shotgun sequence includes:
- the LOC133372415 gene encoding bone morphogenetic protein 2-like: MPPAALPENLLSKLPLEQTVDVRKCSSPLHPKEGLFCLPTGFDSVLLRTPNGRQAVQTLDSCNLRESCYRISHVKHHFEIVFDAAGEKVALLKEIDVGRCSGQCVSGRSQCLLRPSSSGHLGAGSSKDTRAQALKKLLEVFGIEDPPQSPQRIKQPPQYMVDLYNTVAGDDGITKDPGILEGNTVRSFLDKTHSSQMHFLFVLSSVAKNEQVLTAELHLFKLRAKVAEGGVPRRQHFCQVSIYQVLNQENLDSPGGKKLLSARLLAVQGYGWEVFAITQAVRSWTEEESSNQGLLVTVQALGRAPLDDGAVQFASGRDHHESKKPMLVLFTDDGRRGAQLPTNAFLDLSHPNAALPEHLTGPKSNRTRTPRSADSQLPCQRLPLSVDFEEIGWSGWIISPRGYNAYHCKGSCPFPLGENMRPTNHATVQSIINALKLSQDVSGPCCVPDKLFSINLLYFDDDENVVLKQYDDMVAGSCGCH; the protein is encoded by the exons ATGCCTCCGGCTGCCCTCCCTGAAAACCTTCTTTCCAAACTCCCCCTGGAACAGACAGTGGACGTCAGGAAGTGTTCCAGTCCGTTGCATCCCAAAG AGGGGCTTTTCTGCCTGCCGACGGGTTTTGACTCGGTTCTGCTGAGGACGCCGAACGGGCGCCAGGCGGTCCAGACATTGGACAGCTGCAACCTGAGAGAGTCCTGTTACCGGATCTCCCACGTGAAGCACCACTTCGAAATCGTCTTCGACGCTGCGGGGGAAAAGGTGGCACTCCTTAAG GAAATTGATGTGGGCCGGTGCTCAGGGCAATGTGTCTCTGGAAGAAGCCAGTGCCTGCTAAG ACCCTCCTCTTCTGGCCATCTGGGGGCAGGCAGCTCCAAGGACACGAGGGCCCAGGCCCTCAAGAAACTGCTGGAAGTTTTtggcatcgaagaccctcctcagTCCCCACAGCGCATCAAGCAGCCCCCACAGTATATGGTGGACCTCTACAACACTGTGGCCGGGGATGACGGCATCACCAAAGACCCAGGCATCTTGGAGGGCAACACAGTGCGCAGCTTTTTGGATAAAA CTCACAGCAGCCAGATGCACTTCCTCTTCGTCCTCTCCAGCGTGGCGAAGAACGAGCAGGTCCTGACAGCCGAACTTCACCTCTTCAAACTGCGGGCAAAGGTGGCAGAGGGCGGTGTCCCCAGGAGGCAGCACTTCTGCCAG GTGAGCATCTATCAGGTCCTGAACCAGGAGAATCTGGATTCCCCGGGAGGCAAGAAGCTGCTCTCGGCCAGGCTCCTGGCCGTCCAGGGGTACGGCTGGGAGGTCTTTGCCATCACACAAGCC GTCCGCTCCTGGACGGAAGAAGAGAGCAGCAACCAGGGACTCTTGGTGACCGTGCAGGCTCTGGGCAGGGCTCCCCTAGACGATGGTGCCGTCCAGTTTGCTTCCGGCAGGGATCATCATGAGAGCAAGAAGCCCATGCTGGTTTTATTCACCGATGACGGGCGCCGAGGGGCTCAGCTGCCCACCAACGCCTTCTTAG ATCTATCCCACCCGAATGCGGCCCTTCCTGAGCACCTCACAGGCCCCAAATCCAACAGGACCCGGACCCCTCGATCGGCTGACAGCCAGCTGCCCTGCCAGAGGCTTCCGCTGTCTGTGGACTTCGAGGAAATCGGCTGGTCTGGTTGGATTATATCTCCCCGGGGGTACAACGCCTACCACTGCAAGGGTTCCTGCCCCTTCCCGTTGGGGGAGAATATGAGGCCGACCAACCACGCCACCGTCCAGTCCATCATCAATGCCTTGAAGCTCAGCCAGGACGTGAGCGGGCCTTGCTGCGTCCCGGACAAGCTGTTCTCCATCAACCTGCTGTATTTCGACGACGACGAAAACGTGGTGCTCAAGCAGTACGATGACATGGTGGCCGGGAGCTGCGGCTGCCATTGA
- the POLE4 gene encoding DNA polymerase epsilon subunit 4, whose product MAEANVLAAGSTEEESEPAPAVAAAAAAAAAAAAMPPSVARPARLPLSRVKALVKADPDVSLASQEAVFILARAAELFVETIAKDSYIYAQQGKRKTLQRKDLDNAIEAVDEFAFLEGTLD is encoded by the exons ATGGCTGAAGCGAATGTCCTGGCCGCGGGTTCGACGGAGGAGGAGTCCGAGCCGGCCCCGGCagtcgcagcagcagcagcagcagcagccgccgccgccgctatgCCGCCGAGCGTGGCCCGGCCAGCCCGGCTGCCTCTGTCTCGGGTGAAGGCGCTGGTCAAGGCCGACCCAGACGTCAGCCTGGCCAGCCAGGAGGCCGTCTTCATCCTGGCGCGCGCTGCG GAGTTGTTTGTGGAGACCATAGCCAAAGATTCCTACATTTATGCCCAGCAGGGGAAGCGGAAAACTCTCCAGAGAAAAGACTTGG ATAATGCCATAGAAGCAGTGGACGAGTTTGCGTTTCTGGAAG GTACTCTGGACTGA